The following coding sequences are from one Geothrix sp. window:
- a CDS encoding M23 family metallopeptidase → MSSHQPERRRALRSSRPDSGRWLTVMVVFSDRTFRWSLTRRLMLWVLGGVVGFWALAMIGSGYGLWATKKIMSFGRLAKETQEQQEQLRSSLDQAQALESEVATLRKQHTELLKLLDPKAPAGSPLPALPGQPNATPLPPGTQERLSRLRQDLDYTSKQAAVVRARMEPVIRAWSHTPSIPPTAGYLSSGFGVRVSPFSRSNEEGDGLLGYHTGIDISNAIDTPVQATADGEVVEAGWMDRYGWGVRVRHTDDQETLYAHLNRLDAKVGQKVSRGDILGAMGRSGNATGVHLHYEVRRNGKPVNPQPYLRLQRQWLRALGKQS, encoded by the coding sequence ATGTCCTCGCATCAGCCTGAACGCCGCCGCGCCCTGCGCTCCAGCCGCCCTGATTCCGGGCGCTGGCTCACGGTGATGGTGGTCTTCAGCGACCGGACTTTCCGCTGGTCCCTCACCCGCCGGCTGATGCTCTGGGTCCTGGGCGGCGTCGTGGGCTTCTGGGCCCTGGCCATGATCGGGTCAGGCTACGGCCTGTGGGCCACGAAGAAGATCATGAGCTTCGGCCGTCTGGCCAAGGAGACCCAGGAGCAGCAGGAGCAGCTGCGTTCCTCACTGGACCAGGCCCAGGCCCTCGAAAGCGAAGTGGCCACCCTGCGCAAGCAGCACACGGAACTGTTGAAGCTGCTGGATCCCAAGGCCCCGGCCGGATCCCCCCTTCCCGCCCTGCCGGGCCAGCCGAACGCCACTCCCCTTCCACCGGGAACCCAGGAACGCCTCTCGCGCCTGCGGCAGGACCTCGACTACACCTCGAAACAGGCCGCCGTGGTGCGTGCGCGCATGGAGCCGGTGATTCGGGCCTGGTCCCACACGCCCTCGATCCCGCCCACCGCCGGCTACCTCAGCTCGGGTTTTGGCGTCAGGGTGAGCCCCTTCTCCAGATCCAATGAGGAAGGTGATGGCCTGCTCGGGTACCACACGGGCATCGACATCAGCAACGCCATCGACACCCCCGTGCAGGCCACGGCCGATGGCGAAGTCGTGGAAGCGGGTTGGATGGACCGCTACGGCTGGGGCGTGCGTGTCCGCCACACCGACGACCAGGAAACCCTGTACGCCCACCTGAACCGGCTGGACGCGAAAGTGGGCCAGAAGGTTTCACGCGGGGATATTCTGGGGGCCATGGGACGCTCGGGAAACGCAACGGGCGTCCACCTCCACTACGAGGTCCGCCGGAACGGGAAACCCGTGAATCCCCAGCCCTACCTGCGGCTCCAACGCCAGTGGCTCCGCGCCCTTGGCAAGCAGTCCTGA
- a CDS encoding UbiA-like polyprenyltransferase gives MEPSEPDLQQVQAPQAPPADPADHPASPRPGESNQPVHSSRSGLRSLPELLDMIKFEHTVFALPFALLGAIGAAQGLPPLRTALWILAAMVGARTAAMTFNRLVDMDVDAENPRTASRALPAGRVSKAAAMALLGVGIVLFGLAAGALGPLTWALSPLALVIILGYSLCKRFTAWAHLVLGLSLSGAPLGAWIAVSGRVEAPALWLSAGVLAWTAGFDILYSLQDEAFDRSRGLHSIPSKLGTRGALFLSRALHIGALVCWGLFNHQMGGHLWSWAGWGAVAAMLAREQWLVRSGDLTHIDQAFFTLNSLIGLVFFAGHALEYWLSRSLLAPL, from the coding sequence ATGGAACCTTCTGAACCCGACCTGCAGCAAGTCCAGGCCCCCCAGGCCCCGCCCGCCGACCCGGCGGACCATCCAGCCTCCCCACGCCCGGGGGAATCCAATCAGCCCGTCCATTCCAGCAGATCCGGGCTCCGGTCGCTGCCAGAGCTGCTCGACATGATCAAGTTCGAGCACACGGTGTTCGCGCTGCCCTTCGCCCTGCTGGGAGCCATCGGAGCGGCGCAGGGGCTCCCCCCCCTGCGCACGGCACTGTGGATCCTGGCGGCCATGGTGGGCGCGCGCACGGCCGCCATGACCTTCAACCGTCTGGTGGACATGGATGTGGACGCCGAGAATCCGCGTACGGCCAGCCGCGCTTTGCCGGCCGGCCGGGTGTCGAAGGCGGCGGCCATGGCCCTCCTGGGCGTTGGCATCGTCCTCTTCGGCCTGGCCGCGGGAGCCCTCGGGCCCCTCACCTGGGCCCTCTCCCCCCTGGCCCTGGTCATCATCCTGGGCTACTCGCTCTGCAAGCGCTTCACGGCCTGGGCCCATCTGGTGCTGGGGTTGTCCCTGTCCGGCGCGCCCCTCGGTGCCTGGATCGCCGTTTCAGGGCGGGTCGAAGCACCGGCCCTGTGGCTATCCGCGGGCGTGCTGGCCTGGACGGCGGGCTTCGACATCCTCTACTCATTGCAGGACGAGGCCTTCGACCGGTCGAGGGGCCTCCACTCGATCCCCTCGAAGCTGGGCACCCGCGGGGCCCTCTTCCTGTCCCGCGCCCTGCACATCGGGGCCCTGGTCTGCTGGGGCCTGTTCAACCACCAGATGGGTGGCCACCTGTGGTCCTGGGCCGGATGGGGCGCGGTCGCGGCCATGCTGGCCCGGGAACAATGGCTTGTGCGGAGCGGGGACCTGACCCACATCGACCAGGCCTTCTTCACTTTGAACAGCCTGATCGGTCTCGTCTTTTTCGCAGGGCACGCATTGGAATACTGGCTGTCGAGGTCGTTGCTGGCACCTCTCTAG
- a CDS encoding SpoIIE family protein phosphatase, which yields MKPLVLHIPGRPPIPLEGEAKAWTLGRSSQNDVAIPDASLSRHHARISLKDGIPYLEDLGSLNGTSLNGERITVPHPLREEDEIRLGQVPIRLGSPSQGPRVRIGAESDASSSAGSIVLPLDRLRAGPDRRSEAPETLRLREVIREIQALSLELLEDSPPEQLLSHLLDRLWTLLRPWRAAVLIQDNRAGLHTVASRGPEGNQPILLARSLVDAALERKESVLFNDFGDNQGLASPSLMLSGVTSAMVTPLEHQGVVKGLLYLDSHPPRPPFNEEDLRLASILAHLATAKLEQGRMREEAMARKKVDQELDLARHIQQGLLPGFPPDIAGYEIHGNNLPSRQVSGDLFGWWPRSDGRWLFCLADVSGKGLGPGLLMASLQATLEAWTERDLSTADLAFQLSRMLARHTDGRRFVTAFLALLDPRTGALTYTNAGHNPALFLCPGGTIRNLEAQGLPLAMLPGNPYEEATIQLESGDLLVVYTDGITEATDPQEEEFGVEALTTFVRARRGEPLPALDAGLLGELDRFTQGAPYPDDRTLLMLRKT from the coding sequence ATGAAGCCGCTCGTGCTGCACATTCCCGGTCGACCACCCATCCCGCTGGAGGGAGAGGCGAAGGCCTGGACGCTGGGCCGCTCTTCACAGAATGACGTGGCCATCCCCGATGCCAGCCTGAGCCGCCACCACGCTCGCATCAGCCTGAAGGACGGGATTCCCTACCTCGAGGATCTCGGTTCTCTGAACGGGACGTCCCTGAACGGTGAGCGCATCACGGTGCCCCATCCCCTGCGGGAGGAGGACGAGATCCGGCTGGGCCAGGTGCCCATCCGACTGGGCTCCCCCTCGCAGGGGCCCCGCGTCCGGATCGGCGCGGAATCGGATGCGTCCTCTTCCGCGGGCTCCATCGTGCTGCCGCTGGATCGCCTCCGGGCCGGTCCGGATCGGCGCAGCGAGGCGCCGGAGACCCTGCGCCTGCGGGAAGTGATCCGCGAGATCCAGGCCCTCTCGCTGGAACTGCTGGAGGACAGCCCGCCCGAGCAGCTGCTCTCCCATCTCCTGGATCGCCTCTGGACCCTGCTGAGACCCTGGCGGGCTGCCGTCCTGATCCAGGACAACCGGGCCGGGCTCCATACCGTGGCCTCCCGTGGGCCTGAAGGCAACCAGCCCATCCTGCTGGCACGCAGCCTCGTGGACGCCGCCCTCGAGCGCAAGGAGTCCGTGCTCTTCAACGACTTCGGGGACAACCAGGGCCTTGCTTCGCCCTCCCTCATGCTCAGCGGGGTCACCTCGGCCATGGTCACCCCCCTGGAGCACCAGGGCGTCGTGAAAGGTCTGCTCTACCTGGACTCCCATCCTCCCCGCCCGCCCTTCAACGAGGAGGATCTTCGTCTGGCCAGCATCCTGGCTCATCTGGCCACGGCCAAGCTGGAACAGGGCCGCATGCGCGAGGAGGCCATGGCCCGCAAGAAGGTGGATCAGGAACTGGATCTGGCCCGCCACATCCAGCAGGGTCTGCTGCCGGGCTTCCCGCCGGACATCGCAGGCTATGAAATCCATGGCAACAACCTGCCCAGCCGCCAGGTCTCGGGGGATCTCTTCGGCTGGTGGCCACGGAGCGATGGACGCTGGCTCTTCTGTCTGGCGGACGTGAGCGGCAAGGGCTTGGGTCCGGGCCTGCTGATGGCCTCGCTCCAGGCCACTCTGGAGGCGTGGACCGAGCGCGACCTCTCCACGGCGGACCTGGCCTTCCAGCTTTCCCGGATGCTGGCGCGCCACACCGACGGCCGGCGCTTCGTAACCGCCTTCCTCGCCCTGCTTGATCCCCGGACGGGCGCGCTCACCTACACCAACGCGGGCCACAATCCCGCGCTCTTCCTCTGCCCGGGTGGCACGATCCGGAACCTGGAAGCCCAGGGCCTGCCCCTGGCCATGCTGCCGGGCAACCCGTACGAAGAGGCCACGATCCAGCTGGAATCCGGCGATCTGCTGGTGGTGTACACCGATGGCATCACGGAAGCCACCGATCCCCAGGAGGAGGAATTCGGCGTCGAGGCCCTCACCACCTTCGTGCGGGCCCGGCGCGGCGAACCACTCCCGGCCCTGGACGCCGGCCTGCTCGGGGAGCTGGACCGGTTCACCCAGGGGGCACCCTACCCGGATGACCGCACGCTGCTGATGTTGCGGAAGACCTGA
- a CDS encoding serine/threonine-protein kinase: MSLQPGIHLGPYEILSPLGAGGMGEVWKAKDTRLDRFVAVKVLPEHLAKHPESLARFEREAKAVAALNHPNITGIFDLGTTGGTAYVAMELLEGESLRTRLESGPLSPKRATELAIQLAQGLAAAHEKGVVHRDLKPDNLWITKDGRLKILDFGLAKQLPGIGQGSDSYLPTAAIQAEHHTEKGMILGTLGYMSPEQVRGEAVDARADLFSFGVVLFEMLTGRRAFARDTASDTMAAILRDDPPELEGTSRPIPMALRRIIDHCLEKAPARRFRDAHDVAFALENLSSPEGPAPITAPFAPQNRRATQAWALIAGAAMLGAGLAGWLLRGGAPAPPTFQPLTNERGTLSAARFIPNTSEVLYSARWGVQPEQWYTRKLEQPGVQAVPGGEGPILSVTRDGEVLALTQAYLTHGQLSGRLFSLPVVGGSPREWAEGTWGCDQGERSGDMACILGSYGAEIRIEWPLGHTVYRCLNTLRSLRIRGDQLVVFQEKQGNVEEGVLLLLDRKGLVRELCSLRGFTGLAWGPRADEIWVSTYHRGESRILALDLAGKSRVLLHHAGRLEIQDVDGRGRVLAALHTYQRHTFAHLEGEPSDRDLGWLDAQATMGMTSDARTVLLANLGEWSTTEGALYLRPIAGGPAQRMGMAGSSQPTLSLNGKWVGSFTRDPEFSLIVTPTGQGIARKVPLPEMRDGDISANVFNDGRQAFVWGSLNRGPFGGFSLDLASGSIRKVTRDGLSPFLFESPCSPDGQWLALIDGNKTEKGANPIVIIHPDGTGERIYTWLKPGEAISSWGADSASLIVWDRNRLPAVVERLDLATGRRTRMAQITPPDPAGVPGIQGVFLSPTGTRYAYNFVRRLSQLYTIEGLK, translated from the coding sequence ATGTCCCTACAGCCAGGTATCCATCTTGGCCCCTACGAGATCCTTTCACCCCTTGGTGCGGGTGGCATGGGTGAGGTGTGGAAGGCCAAGGACACTCGGCTGGATCGCTTCGTGGCCGTGAAGGTGCTTCCGGAACACCTGGCGAAGCATCCCGAATCGCTGGCCCGCTTCGAGCGGGAAGCCAAGGCCGTGGCTGCGCTGAACCATCCGAACATCACGGGGATCTTCGACCTCGGCACCACCGGGGGCACGGCCTACGTGGCGATGGAGCTGCTCGAGGGCGAGTCGCTGCGGACGCGGCTGGAGAGCGGTCCGCTCTCGCCGAAGAGGGCCACGGAGCTGGCCATCCAGCTGGCGCAAGGATTGGCGGCGGCCCACGAGAAGGGCGTGGTGCACCGCGACCTCAAGCCCGACAATCTGTGGATCACGAAGGATGGCCGCCTCAAGATCCTGGATTTCGGCCTGGCCAAGCAGCTCCCGGGCATCGGTCAGGGTTCGGATTCCTACCTGCCTACGGCGGCCATCCAGGCGGAACACCACACCGAGAAGGGCATGATCCTGGGCACGCTGGGCTACATGTCGCCGGAGCAGGTGCGGGGTGAGGCGGTGGATGCCCGCGCGGATCTGTTCAGCTTCGGCGTGGTGCTGTTCGAGATGCTGACGGGCAGGAGGGCCTTCGCCCGGGACACGGCCAGCGACACCATGGCGGCGATCCTGCGCGACGATCCGCCAGAGCTTGAAGGCACCAGCCGGCCCATTCCCATGGCCCTCCGCCGCATCATCGACCACTGCCTGGAGAAGGCGCCGGCGCGGCGGTTCCGCGATGCCCACGATGTGGCCTTCGCCCTGGAAAACCTGTCTTCGCCCGAGGGCCCGGCGCCCATCACGGCCCCCTTCGCGCCGCAGAACCGTCGGGCCACGCAGGCGTGGGCCCTGATCGCCGGGGCCGCCATGCTCGGCGCGGGCCTCGCGGGGTGGCTACTGCGCGGCGGCGCTCCGGCCCCGCCAACCTTCCAGCCGCTCACCAATGAGCGGGGCACCCTCAGCGCCGCTCGTTTCATCCCCAACACGTCCGAGGTCCTCTACAGTGCGCGCTGGGGAGTCCAACCCGAGCAGTGGTACACGCGCAAGCTCGAGCAGCCTGGGGTGCAGGCCGTTCCGGGCGGCGAGGGGCCCATCCTCTCCGTGACCCGGGATGGGGAAGTGTTGGCACTCACCCAGGCCTATCTCACGCACGGTCAGCTCTCCGGCCGCCTCTTCAGCCTGCCCGTCGTGGGCGGAAGCCCGAGGGAGTGGGCCGAGGGCACCTGGGGCTGCGACCAGGGGGAACGCAGCGGGGACATGGCTTGCATCCTCGGTTCCTACGGTGCGGAGATCCGCATCGAGTGGCCCCTGGGACACACCGTCTACCGCTGCCTGAATACCCTGCGGTCGCTGCGCATCCGGGGCGACCAGCTCGTGGTGTTCCAGGAAAAGCAGGGGAACGTGGAAGAGGGCGTGCTGCTCCTGCTGGACAGGAAGGGGCTGGTGCGGGAGCTCTGCAGCCTGAGGGGCTTCACGGGGCTGGCCTGGGGGCCCCGGGCCGATGAGATCTGGGTGTCGACCTATCACCGGGGCGAGAGCCGGATCCTGGCCCTGGACCTGGCGGGCAAGTCGCGAGTCCTCCTCCATCACGCCGGACGTTTGGAGATCCAGGATGTGGATGGGCGGGGCCGGGTGCTCGCGGCCCTCCACACCTACCAGCGCCACACCTTCGCCCACCTCGAAGGGGAGCCATCGGATCGGGATCTGGGGTGGCTCGACGCCCAGGCGACCATGGGCATGACGTCGGATGCAAGGACGGTCCTGCTGGCGAACCTCGGGGAGTGGTCCACCACCGAGGGCGCCCTGTACCTGCGGCCCATCGCCGGGGGCCCGGCCCAGCGGATGGGCATGGCCGGAAGCAGCCAGCCGACGCTCTCCTTGAACGGGAAATGGGTGGGCAGCTTCACGCGCGACCCGGAGTTCAGCCTGATCGTGACGCCCACGGGGCAAGGCATCGCCCGGAAGGTGCCCTTGCCGGAAATGCGGGATGGAGACATTTCCGCAAACGTCTTCAACGACGGGCGGCAAGCCTTCGTCTGGGGCAGCCTCAACCGGGGCCCCTTCGGCGGGTTCTCGCTGGACCTGGCGTCGGGTTCGATCCGCAAGGTCACCCGGGACGGCCTGTCCCCCTTCCTCTTCGAGTCTCCGTGCTCCCCCGATGGCCAGTGGCTGGCACTCATCGATGGCAACAAGACGGAGAAGGGCGCCAACCCGATCGTCATCATCCATCCAGACGGGACGGGAGAGCGCATCTACACCTGGCTGAAGCCGGGTGAGGCCATTTCCAGCTGGGGAGCGGATTCCGCCAGCCTCATCGTGTGGGACCGCAACCGCCTGCCCGCCGTGGTGGAGCGACTGGACCTCGCCACCGGGCGGCGCACGCGCATGGCCCAGATCACGCCCCCCGATCCCGCCGGCGTGCCGGGCATCCAGGGGGTCTTCCTCTCCCCGACCGGCACCCGCTACGCCTACAACTTCGTGCGAAGACTCTCGCAGCTCTACACCATCGAGGGGCTGAAATGA
- a CDS encoding dipeptidase produces the protein MIRSAALAILWSALLAAQADPALLHARKLLKSTVLVDGHNDLPWTIREDPKAPRDVEAYDLRKRTTSEVDLARLKQGLLGAQFWSIYVPGETKEGFAKVQLEQFDIARRMIAKYHEALELALSTSDIRRIRAKGKLASLLGMEGGHVLENSLGALRTYHDLGARYLTLTHNVTLDWADAAMDKPTHGGLTPFGKEVVREMNRLGMLVDISHVNPDVMRDVLDTSEAPVIFSHSCARALVDHPRNVPDGILQRMAGNGGVVMVTFIPPFVNRASRAWEAGLEKAAKGMSYDEAGYKKLEADYIQAQGPSPKASLKDVADHIDHVAKVAGHDHVGIASDFWGGTTPVGLEDVSKYPDLFAELIRRGWSDRDLRKLAGENLLRAFAKAEGIARRLQKQRPASTATIEGLDRKK, from the coding sequence ATGATCCGATCAGCCGCCCTAGCCATTCTCTGGTCCGCCCTCCTGGCAGCCCAGGCCGACCCTGCGCTGCTGCATGCCCGGAAGCTGCTCAAGTCCACCGTCCTCGTGGACGGACACAACGACCTGCCCTGGACGATCCGCGAGGACCCGAAGGCGCCCCGGGACGTGGAGGCCTACGACCTGCGCAAGAGGACCACCAGTGAGGTGGACCTGGCCCGACTGAAGCAGGGGCTCCTGGGTGCCCAGTTCTGGTCGATCTATGTGCCCGGGGAAACCAAGGAGGGCTTCGCCAAGGTCCAGCTGGAGCAGTTCGACATCGCCCGCCGCATGATCGCGAAATATCACGAGGCCCTGGAGCTGGCCTTGTCCACCTCGGACATCCGCCGCATCCGCGCCAAGGGCAAGCTGGCCTCCCTGCTGGGCATGGAGGGGGGGCACGTGCTGGAGAACTCCCTGGGGGCGCTTCGCACTTACCACGACCTCGGGGCGCGCTACCTGACGCTCACCCACAACGTGACCCTGGACTGGGCGGACGCGGCCATGGACAAGCCGACCCACGGCGGCTTGACGCCCTTCGGCAAGGAGGTGGTCCGCGAGATGAACCGCCTGGGCATGCTGGTGGACATCAGCCACGTGAACCCGGACGTCATGCGGGACGTGCTCGACACCAGCGAGGCCCCCGTCATTTTCTCGCACAGCTGTGCCAGGGCCCTGGTGGACCACCCCCGCAACGTGCCCGATGGCATCCTGCAGCGCATGGCCGGCAATGGCGGCGTGGTGATGGTGACCTTCATCCCGCCCTTCGTGAACCGGGCCTCCAGAGCGTGGGAGGCAGGCCTGGAGAAGGCGGCCAAGGGCATGAGCTACGACGAGGCGGGCTACAAGAAGCTCGAAGCCGACTACATCCAGGCCCAGGGCCCCTCGCCGAAAGCGTCGCTGAAGGACGTGGCGGACCACATCGACCATGTGGCCAAGGTCGCCGGCCATGACCACGTGGGCATCGCCTCTGACTTCTGGGGCGGCACGACGCCGGTGGGCCTGGAGGATGTCTCCAAATATCCCGACCTCTTCGCCGAGCTCATCCGCCGCGGCTGGAGCGACCGCGACTTGCGGAAGCTCGCCGGGGAGAACCTGCTGCGGGCCTTCGCCAAGGCCGAGGGAATTGCCAGGCGGCTGCAGAAACAACGCCCGGCCAGCACCGCCACCATCGAAGGTCTGGACCGCAAAAAGTAG
- a CDS encoding protein kinase domain-containing protein yields the protein MSLQTGTKLGPYEILAPLGAGGMGEVYKAKDTRLDRLVAVKVLPEHLAKSPEALARFEREAKAVAALNHPNITGIFDLGNSDGKAYVAMELLEGESLRTRLEQGPLTPRKATELAIQMAQGLAAAHEKGVVHRDLKPDNLWVTKEGRLKILDFGLAKQLPGIGQGSDSYLPTAAIQPEHRTEEGMILGTLGYMSPEQVRGEAVDARADLFSFGVVLFELLTGKRAFARGTPSDTMAAILRDDPPDLEGHSKPIPLALRRIIDHCLEKAPARRFRDAHDVAFALENLSSSDGTAPITAPFAPQNLRATRIWAAMGLLLLLAAGGGGWALGTWLQAGRGPVPTPVALRLLTTSGHDTSPAVSPDGRTIAFSSDRDGRSRIWLKQLRGGGEVALTEGRDDYPRFSPDGSSVLFIRTEGRKSSLHRAALLGADPRKVADNALYGDWSPDGSRIAFLREQVEGARTITQLLLVDVSGGGEKELARFSNELLSHPRWSPDGRHIGLNSSQGTSGGAIGNAWVVDVKSGAIRQFPFASKFGVGSALAWVTSEDFLYFQSESVAGNGVSVSSSKAYRQSLRGGPAQPLFWAPTAAQCVDLLPDGRVVFDGMSGRQNLREYTLAGKVPPRWLTRGNINDRQPVFSPDGEWVVFSSNRSGNLDLWMVSTRTGALKSITEDAAEDWDPGFTADGRHLLWSSNRSGAFEIWKAALDGTGAHQVSQDGEDAENPTETRDGKWVVFTSANRNKQGLWKVHPDGSGAQLLVSGTTILLPEVSPDGQHVLYQKQANSLDVTLHVCRVEDGAEVPFTIHIQGQRKSVITLGRARWTPDGRRIVFTAQDQRGLDGVCIQDFVPGRDTTATRRNLAGFDPDWITESLGLSPDGKRLVLSESERVFSVMVAEGATSLVPQRRVAK from the coding sequence ATGTCCCTGCAAACTGGCACCAAGCTCGGCCCCTACGAGATCCTCGCGCCCCTGGGGGCTGGAGGCATGGGCGAGGTGTACAAAGCCAAGGACACGCGGCTCGATCGCCTGGTGGCCGTGAAGGTGCTGCCCGAGCACCTGGCGAAGAGTCCCGAGGCCCTGGCCCGCTTCGAGCGGGAGGCCAAAGCCGTGGCGGCCCTGAATCACCCCAACATCACGGGCATCTTCGACCTCGGGAACTCGGATGGCAAGGCCTACGTGGCGATGGAACTCCTCGAGGGCGAGTCGCTACGCACGCGCCTGGAGCAAGGTCCGCTCACGCCGCGAAAGGCTACCGAGCTGGCGATCCAGATGGCGCAGGGACTGGCTGCGGCGCACGAGAAGGGCGTGGTCCACCGCGACCTCAAGCCCGACAACCTGTGGGTCACGAAGGAAGGTCGCCTCAAGATCCTCGACTTCGGCCTGGCCAAGCAACTCCCGGGCATCGGCCAGGGCTCGGATTCCTACCTGCCCACGGCGGCCATCCAGCCGGAGCACCGCACCGAAGAGGGCATGATCCTGGGCACGCTCGGCTACATGTCGCCCGAGCAGGTGCGCGGTGAGGCTGTGGATGCCCGTGCGGATCTGTTCAGCTTCGGCGTGGTGCTGTTCGAGCTGCTCACGGGCAAGCGGGCCTTCGCCCGTGGTACGCCCAGCGACACCATGGCGGCCATCCTGCGGGACGACCCGCCCGATCTGGAGGGCCACAGCAAGCCGATCCCCCTGGCCCTGCGCCGCATCATTGACCACTGCCTGGAGAAGGCGCCTGCCCGGCGCTTCCGCGACGCCCACGACGTGGCCTTCGCCCTGGAGAACCTGTCCTCGTCCGACGGCACTGCGCCCATCACGGCGCCCTTCGCTCCCCAGAACCTGCGGGCCACGCGCATCTGGGCCGCCATGGGCCTCCTGCTTCTGCTGGCTGCAGGGGGCGGGGGTTGGGCCCTTGGCACCTGGCTCCAGGCGGGGCGCGGCCCCGTGCCCACGCCCGTGGCCCTGCGCCTTCTCACCACCAGCGGTCACGACACCTCCCCCGCCGTCAGTCCCGACGGCCGGACCATCGCCTTCAGCTCGGACCGGGATGGCCGATCGCGCATCTGGCTGAAGCAGCTCCGGGGCGGCGGGGAAGTGGCCCTCACGGAAGGGCGCGACGACTACCCGCGCTTCTCACCCGACGGCTCCTCCGTGCTGTTCATCCGGACCGAGGGGCGGAAGAGCTCCCTGCACCGCGCCGCGCTCCTCGGCGCGGACCCCCGGAAGGTGGCGGACAACGCCCTCTACGGGGACTGGTCCCCCGACGGCAGCCGCATCGCCTTCCTCCGGGAGCAGGTCGAGGGCGCCCGGACCATCACCCAGCTCCTGCTGGTCGACGTGAGTGGGGGCGGCGAGAAGGAACTGGCCCGCTTCTCGAACGAGCTGCTCTCCCATCCCCGCTGGAGTCCGGACGGCCGGCACATCGGCCTGAACAGCAGCCAGGGCACCTCGGGGGGCGCCATCGGCAATGCCTGGGTGGTGGACGTCAAGAGCGGGGCGATCCGGCAGTTCCCCTTCGCCAGCAAGTTCGGCGTGGGCTCGGCCCTGGCCTGGGTCACCTCCGAGGATTTCCTCTACTTCCAGTCGGAGTCCGTGGCCGGCAACGGCGTCTCGGTCAGCTCTTCCAAGGCCTACCGCCAGAGCCTCCGGGGCGGCCCGGCGCAGCCCCTCTTCTGGGCCCCCACGGCCGCACAGTGCGTGGACCTGCTGCCCGATGGCCGGGTGGTCTTCGACGGCATGTCCGGCCGGCAGAACCTCCGGGAATACACCCTCGCCGGGAAGGTGCCTCCGCGCTGGCTCACCCGGGGGAACATCAACGACCGGCAGCCGGTCTTCTCCCCGGACGGCGAGTGGGTGGTGTTCTCCTCCAACCGCTCCGGCAATCTGGATCTGTGGATGGTGTCCACGCGCACCGGCGCCCTCAAGAGCATCACGGAGGACGCCGCGGAAGACTGGGACCCTGGGTTCACGGCGGATGGTCGGCACCTGCTCTGGAGCTCGAACCGGAGCGGCGCCTTCGAGATCTGGAAGGCCGCCCTGGACGGGACCGGGGCGCACCAGGTGAGCCAGGATGGCGAGGACGCGGAGAACCCCACCGAGACCAGGGATGGAAAGTGGGTGGTCTTCACGTCTGCGAACCGGAACAAGCAGGGCCTCTGGAAGGTCCATCCAGACGGCAGCGGCGCGCAGCTGCTGGTCTCGGGTACCACGATCCTGCTGCCGGAGGTCTCGCCCGACGGTCAACATGTGCTGTACCAGAAGCAGGCCAACTCGCTGGACGTGACGCTCCACGTGTGCCGGGTGGAGGACGGTGCCGAAGTCCCCTTCACCATCCACATCCAGGGCCAGCGGAAGTCCGTCATCACCCTTGGCCGGGCCCGCTGGACCCCCGACGGACGCCGCATCGTCTTCACGGCACAGGACCAGCGCGGCCTGGACGGCGTCTGCATCCAGGACTTCGTGCCCGGCCGGGACACCACCGCCACCCGCCGCAACCTCGCTGGCTTCGACCCCGACTGGATCACCGAGTCCCTGGGCCTCTCCCCGGATGGGAAGCGGCTGGTGCTCTCAGAATCCGAGCGGGTGTTCAGCGTCATGGTCGCCGAGGGCGCCACGAGCCTCGTCCCCCAGCGCAGGGTGGCGAAATGA